A stretch of the uncultured Desulfobacter sp. genome encodes the following:
- a CDS encoding lysophospholipid acyltransferase family protein yields MNVLFKIAYRFYKWIFVIPAMVLNTLVMALSCIAVGAIWGPDKADALAVTWARIFCAIALIRVKIQGRHNYNPKSSYVVVANHKSMVDIPVLHGFTGLIIKWVMKMELKRIPVFGTACTFLGCIYVNRSNSQAAVESIKAAKKTMSDKASVLFFAEGTRSRGNLLPFKKGAFIFAMNSGLPVLPITIKNSEHILPSDTLNLMPGTVDLIIHPPVHIPNCSKAELNKKIAQIHRTIADSL; encoded by the coding sequence GTGAACGTTTTATTCAAAATAGCTTATCGGTTCTATAAATGGATCTTTGTGATTCCTGCCATGGTTTTAAACACCCTGGTCATGGCCTTGAGTTGCATCGCTGTGGGGGCTATTTGGGGCCCAGACAAGGCGGATGCGTTGGCCGTGACCTGGGCCAGAATATTCTGTGCCATCGCGCTCATACGGGTTAAAATCCAAGGTAGACACAATTACAATCCAAAATCATCCTATGTGGTGGTGGCCAACCATAAAAGTATGGTGGACATTCCCGTACTGCACGGGTTCACAGGGCTCATCATCAAATGGGTGATGAAAATGGAACTTAAAAGAATTCCGGTTTTCGGTACAGCCTGCACTTTTCTGGGTTGTATATACGTAAACAGATCCAATAGTCAGGCAGCCGTGGAATCCATCAAAGCGGCAAAAAAAACAATGTCAGACAAGGCCAGCGTACTTTTTTTCGCCGAAGGGACAAGATCCAGGGGCAACCTTCTGCCTTTTAAAAAAGGCGCATTTATCTTTGCCATGAATTCAGGTCTGCCTGTTTTGCCGATAACGATCAAAAATTCTGAACATATTCTCCCCTCTGATACCCTGAACCTTATGCCGGGGACGGTGGATCTTATCATCCATCCCCCAGTGCATATTCCAAACTGCAGCAAGGCAGAACTGAATAAAAAAATTGCTCAGATACACCGGACCATAGCCGATTCCCTTTAA
- a CDS encoding DUF4340 domain-containing protein gives MKKEYIILIILIIGLSVYLSLKKDNQVHYELPTIPQIDTARIDRMEISKADRVVTLNKSENGWTVTDKKYPANPDEITQILNTLKQIKLSALVSEAKDLTRYELDDPHALKIKAMAENEVLRTFVIGKTAPSYNHTFIYLNDKDRTVYQANGNFKNRFDKPAADFRDKKVLEFDQDSIKKITLEKQGKIVTLVKAMEPVKPDQAKDETKKDLTAEKTPPPKATWKNEDGSAVDKKTISDLLSSLSTLECQAFMDDDKAVRLKEIAPSCKISLENDKTFVLNLFDKNNDQDVEGLCSYTPYAFTLTSYKANDIVSYTDKLMGIEQQDSTESGEE, from the coding sequence ATGAAAAAAGAATACATTATCCTGATCATTTTGATTATTGGCTTAAGCGTCTACCTCAGCCTTAAAAAGGACAACCAAGTCCATTATGAACTGCCAACAATCCCCCAAATAGATACCGCCCGCATTGACCGAATGGAAATCTCAAAGGCAGACCGAGTGGTAACCCTTAACAAAAGCGAAAACGGCTGGACTGTTACCGACAAAAAATATCCGGCCAATCCGGATGAAATAACCCAAATACTCAACACGTTAAAGCAGATTAAACTATCCGCTCTGGTATCCGAGGCAAAGGACCTTACAAGGTATGAACTGGATGACCCCCATGCCTTAAAAATTAAGGCCATGGCCGAAAATGAGGTGTTGCGCACCTTTGTTATCGGTAAAACAGCACCTAGCTACAACCATACATTTATCTACCTGAACGACAAGGACCGTACCGTATACCAGGCCAATGGTAATTTCAAAAACCGGTTTGACAAACCGGCGGCTGATTTCAGGGATAAAAAAGTACTTGAGTTCGACCAAGATAGTATAAAAAAGATCACACTGGAAAAACAGGGAAAAATTGTCACATTGGTGAAAGCCATGGAACCTGTAAAACCGGATCAGGCTAAAGACGAAACCAAAAAGGATTTAACCGCAGAAAAGACGCCCCCCCCAAAAGCGACCTGGAAAAACGAGGATGGTTCTGCTGTGGATAAAAAAACAATATCGGACCTTCTATCTTCTTTATCAACGCTTGAATGCCAGGCCTTTATGGATGATGACAAGGCAGTTCGATTAAAGGAAATAGCGCCCTCATGTAAAATTTCACTTGAAAACGACAAAACATTTGTTTTAAATCTGTTCGACAAAAATAACGATCAGGATGTAGAAGGATTGTGTTCATATACACCCTATGCCTTCACACTGACCAGCTATAAAGCAAATGACATTGTTTCATATACGGATAAACTAATGGGCATTGAACAACAGGACAGCACTGAATCCGGCGAGGAGTGA
- the mraZ gene encoding division/cell wall cluster transcriptional repressor MraZ, whose product MFRSSSCHTIDDKGRLIIPARFRKVLKAEDDYGIVVSSKDGCIFAFTFSEWKDIEDRLKTVKTASMQRFKRFFLGNACPLTCDKQDRVLIPQNLRTYAQIDKEVVLVGVLDRFEIWAKEKWEQEQKEMEQEIKQEDVREEIASIGL is encoded by the coding sequence GTGTTCCGATCCAGTTCCTGTCATACCATTGATGACAAAGGAAGACTCATTATCCCGGCACGATTCAGAAAAGTGCTCAAAGCGGAGGATGATTACGGAATCGTGGTCTCAAGCAAGGATGGCTGTATCTTCGCATTTACCTTCAGCGAATGGAAGGATATTGAGGACCGCCTAAAAACGGTCAAGACCGCATCCATGCAAAGGTTTAAGCGATTTTTCCTGGGCAATGCCTGTCCCCTGACATGCGACAAACAGGACAGAGTTTTAATTCCCCAGAATCTAAGAACCTATGCTCAAATCGACAAAGAGGTCGTTCTTGTGGGTGTTCTGGACCGATTTGAAATATGGGCCAAAGAAAAATGGGAGCAGGAGCAGAAGGAAATGGAGCAGGAGATTAAGCAGGAGGACGTCAGAGAAGAAATTGCTTCCATAGGGTTATAG
- the rsmH gene encoding 16S rRNA (cytosine(1402)-N(4))-methyltransferase RsmH, whose amino-acid sequence MSFEHISVMPNQVHAYQNLKPGDICVDCTLGGCGHAMATLKAIGSDGLLIGIDQDMDAITNARNVLHLFEDNVRLYHNNFSDLPDILKDAGINGVNSILLDLGFSLNQLTQSKRGFSFKKDEPLDMRMDVRNSLTAHQVINTYSEKQLADIFFTYGEERFSRRIARAITEKRVCAPIATSLELAGIIESAMPGRAKAKQKIHPATRSFQALRIEVNRELERLEKFMQAIPSMLVKGGRISIISFHSLEDRIVKQRLRAFENGCTCPRQFPKCICGFVKQMESVTRKPVTAESDELKANPMARSAKLRVAQRV is encoded by the coding sequence ATGAGTTTCGAACATATCTCCGTCATGCCGAATCAGGTGCATGCGTATCAGAATCTTAAACCCGGAGACATATGTGTGGACTGTACCCTTGGGGGATGCGGACACGCGATGGCAACACTCAAGGCGATAGGTTCCGACGGGCTGCTCATCGGCATTGACCAGGACATGGATGCCATTACCAACGCTCGAAACGTACTTCATCTTTTTGAAGACAATGTCCGGCTGTACCATAATAACTTCAGTGATCTCCCCGACATTCTTAAAGATGCCGGCATTAACGGGGTTAACAGCATCCTTCTTGATTTAGGCTTTTCACTCAACCAATTGACCCAAAGCAAACGAGGGTTCAGCTTTAAAAAAGACGAACCATTGGATATGCGGATGGATGTCCGCAATTCCTTAACCGCACACCAGGTGATAAACACATATTCGGAAAAACAATTGGCCGATATTTTTTTCACATACGGGGAAGAACGCTTTTCAAGACGGATAGCAAGGGCAATTACTGAAAAAAGAGTTTGTGCCCCCATTGCCACCAGCCTTGAACTTGCCGGAATCATTGAAAGCGCAATGCCGGGCCGTGCAAAGGCAAAGCAGAAAATTCATCCGGCCACCCGGTCGTTCCAGGCCCTGCGCATTGAAGTCAACCGGGAGCTTGAACGCCTGGAAAAATTCATGCAGGCGATTCCTTCTATGCTGGTTAAGGGTGGGCGTATCAGCATCATCTCCTTTCACTCCCTGGAAGACCGTATTGTCAAACAACGGTTGCGCGCCTTTGAAAACGGATGCACCTGCCCGAGACAATTCCCCAAATGTATCTGCGGATTTGTGAAACAAATGGAATCGGTTACCCGAAAGCCTGTGACTGCGGAGTCAGACGAATTAAAAGCCAACCCCATGGCCAGAAGCGCCAAACTGCGGGTGGCACAAAGAGTATAA
- a CDS encoding cell division protein FtsL — MSTPQKQIDATQNQKGLLWFFIIIVLAAELICNAWIRSESNQVGIMIARTESRIQDLADYRQALGVEIDRLKSESRITRIARTRLGLAPDIFNPTIYLPEGTN; from the coding sequence GTGAGCACACCACAAAAACAAATTGATGCCACCCAAAATCAAAAAGGACTGCTGTGGTTTTTTATTATAATTGTGCTGGCCGCCGAACTTATTTGCAATGCCTGGATCAGAAGCGAATCCAACCAGGTCGGGATCATGATTGCAAGAACTGAAAGCCGGATACAGGACCTGGCAGATTACCGTCAGGCCCTGGGCGTGGAAATAGATCGCCTTAAATCCGAATCACGGATCACTCGTATTGCCCGGACCCGGTTAGGCCTGGCGCCGGACATTTTCAATCCAACCATTTACCTGCCCGAAGGAACAAATTAA